In the Parasteatoda tepidariorum isolate YZ-2023 chromosome 3, CAS_Ptep_4.0, whole genome shotgun sequence genome, one interval contains:
- the LOC107437781 gene encoding protein roadkill: MALTRVPSPPPTPQSEATQSVAESWCYTQVKVIKFSFMWTINNFSYSREEMGEVLKSSTFSAGNNDKLKWCLRVNPKGLDEESKDYLSLYLLLVSCNKTEVRAKFKFSILNARKEETKAMESQRAYRFVQGKDWGFKKFIRRDFLLDEANGLLPDDKLTLYCEVSVVADSINISGQNSAIQFKVPECHLSDDFGQLFEGSKFSDVILSVNGREFAAHKAILAARSPVFCAMFEHEMEEKKQNRVEITDMDHEVLREMLHYIYTGKVNNIENMAEDLLAAADKYALDRLKVMCEEHICSNLNINTAAEVLILADMHSADQLKAHVIDFLNLHATEIMETQGWKTMLTTNPHLVADAFRALATQQIPQIGPPRKRIKP; this comes from the coding sequence ATGGCGTTGACTCGTGTACCATCGCCACCTCCTACACCACAATCTGAAGCAACGCAATCAGTTGCTGAAAGTTGGTGCTATACCCAAGtaaaggtaataaaattttcgtttatgtggacaattaataattttagctatAGTAGAGAAGAAATGGGAGAAGTCCTGAAAAGTTCAACATTCTCTGCTGGTAATAATGATAAGCTTAAATGGTGCCTTCGGGTTAACCCCAAAGGCCTTGATGAAGAAAGCAAAGATTATCTTTCTTTGTACTTACTTCTAGTCTCTTGTAATAAAACGGAAGTAAgagcgaaatttaaattttccattctaAATGCAAGGAAAGAAGAAACAAAGGCTATGGAAAGTCAACGAGCATACAGGTTTGTACAAGGTAAAGATTGGGGgttcaaaaaattcattcgtAGAGATTTTCTTTTAGATGAAGCTAATGGACTCCTGCCCGATGACAAATTAACTTTATACTGTGAAGTAAGTGTGGTTGctgattcaataaatatatctgGTCAAAACAGTGCTATTCAATTCAAAGTTCCTGAGTGTCATCTTTCAGATGATTTTGGCCAGTTATTCGAAGGCTCAAAATTTAGCGATGTTATCTTGAGTGTGAACGGACGAGAATTTGCCGCTCATAAAGCAATTTTGGCTGCCCGCTCCCCTGTATTTTGTGCTATGTTTGAGCATGAAatggaagaaaagaaacaaaacagaGTTGAAATAACTGATATGGATCATGAAGTGTTGAGAGAGAtgttacattatatatatactggtaaagttaacaatattgaaaatatggCTGAAGATTTGCTTGCTGCTGCTGACAAATATGCTCTAGATAGACTAAAAGTAATGTGTGAGGAACATATCTGTTCAAATCTTAATATTAACACTGCTgctgaagttttaattttagcagACATGCATAGCGCTGATCAACTAAAAGCACATGTAATAGATTTCTTGAATTTGCATGCAACAGAAATCATGGAAACTCAAGGTTGGAAGACTATGTTGACTACGAACCCCCATCTTGTAGCGGATGCCTTTAGAGCTCTTGCTACTCAGCAAATTCCACAAATAGGACCTCCACGTAAACGTATTAAACCTTAA